TGGAACGACGTCGATTGCGTCTTCGGCCGACGTCCGATTGAACCTATGATGTTTGTCACAGTGCGGGATGATGGCTTGACCAGCGCGTTTGGGGGGTGGCATCATATACGAACATACGTTTGTATTTCACAGAAGAGCGCTATGACCTCACACACTACCAACCTGCAGATCGACGGGTTCCTCCATCGCTGGGCGTTCGTCTCGTACGCCAACATCGAGCATTTCGCCGGGCGGTCGGCCCAGTGGATGCGTCTTCAGCCACCGCCGCGTTTCGCCGCCGGCGCCCTGCCGGACTGGGGCGTGGGCATCCGGCGGGATGCGCTGCCCGGCGGGGTGGATGCCGTTTGGAGCCTGGACGACGGGGCGTACGTGATACGCGTTTCGCCGTTCCTCGCCCCGGCGCGCGCGAATTTCACGCTGTGGCACGAGTGGTTCGAGGTGATGGCGTCGCGCCCCGCCTTTCCCGGCCGCTACACACCGCACCGGCTGGAGCGCCTGGCCGACCTCTACGCGGCCGCCATCACGATGCCCGCGGATACCGTCGCCCGTTCGCTTAAGGAGTTTCGGGACTCCGGCGATAAG
This Armatimonadota bacterium DNA region includes the following protein-coding sequences:
- a CDS encoding ImmA/IrrE family metallo-endopeptidase codes for the protein MTSHTTNLQIDGFLHRWAFVSYANIEHFAGRSAQWMRLQPPPRFAAGALPDWGVGIRRDALPGGVDAVWSLDDGAYVIRVSPFLAPARANFTLWHEWFEVMASRPAFPGRYTPHRLERLADLYAAAITMPADTVARSLKEFRDSGDKADVMAARFGISVAAMRRRIRELAPDRRIRPAGWDSIR